The Nitrososphaerales archaeon genomic interval CACCCGATCCCTAGAGAGCTTGTCATACAACTTGTCAATGGCATCAAGCATTGCTAGTCTTCTGACATCTTCAGTAATAGCAGCTCTAGTATCCTCGATGAGTATTCTGGCCACGTCTAACTTTCTTCTTACTCCTTGCATGATGTTATCATACGCTGCAAAGGGAAACAGCGCTATGTAGATCTGCTCCATTAAAGCGAAGAGATTTTTGGCATCCTCGCTTTTGCCACTACGCATTTTATCATAGACCATTCTCTTGAGCTCTCCGATGCAGTCAAGCAAGCCTAGCACGTATGAGTGACCGTTAACATTAAGTGTCTGTATTGAAGGAATATTCTGTTCTG includes:
- a CDS encoding RNA-binding protein encodes the protein MSENELHASIHAIANDLKIIEERREKLIKGTRDVIMLCSKSIVALHSERYADASQQTDKAKELLNELRGTAQADLYRYIISAETELVEAYVLQAIISEQNIPSIQTLNVNGHSYVLGLLDCIGELKRMVYDKMRSGKSEDAKNLFALMEQIYIALFPFAAYDNIMQGVRRKLDVARILIEDTRAAITEDVRRLAMLDAIDKLYDKLSRDRV